In Sus scrofa isolate TJ Tabasco breed Duroc chromosome 12, Sscrofa11.1, whole genome shotgun sequence, the DNA window aggccGTTGTGTATCTTCATCACATCTGCTCAGCGACACCTCTGGCTACGCCTCCACGGCCTGCAGGTTCTGCAGCGGCTCCACAGTGACCTTTCCATTCTCCTGGTGGCCAGACCTGTGCGGGCAGGTGGGGGCACACAGAGGACAGTTGGGAGCCCTGCGGACAGGGATGGCGCCCCGAAAGGCAGACTCCTCCCGCAGAAGCCTCTGGCTGGCCGCGCTGCAGGCCGTGAGTATTCGCAGAGGGCGGCCCTGTGGGGTCCCAGATCTGTAGCCCAGGCACAGGAAGACGCTCAGGCCAAGGCTTCTGGAGCTGGCCCAGCAATGAGCAGCAGCCACCACAGGAGGGCCCCACgtgtccccacccccacggcAAAGGGCAGGCCACACCAAGACCCACAAGGCTGCTACTCTTCCCTCTCACAGGCGAAGCTCAGGCAAGCACCCAGGAAGTGATCGTCAGCTCAGGGAGCGCGTGTGGGTGCTGCAGACACAGGCCTCCGCCAGCAGATCCCCCAGCCTcttcatctttccttcctcctctccatcctggctgacttctctctctttccctgcccAGGCCCAGCTACCTGCTGGAGGCTGCCAACCGCCGAGTCAGTGGAAAGCTCGGGGCAGTGGAAGGCCAGCCGAAGGCCAGCCCAGGTCAGTGAACGAACCCTTGGACTTAGTTGACAAGCGGCACACAGCGAGACAGCAGAGCAGGCCCGGAGGCTGCCTCCCATGCCAGGTGTGGTCAGATCTCCAGAAAGCACCAGAATGCCCAGGCCTTCTGGGCAGCGCTCCAGGGAAAGGCAGCCTGCAGGCCACCTGTCAGCACAGCCACCATCCTCCTGAGGCGAGGGCagctccagaacttccacatcAAAGCGGAGCTTAGGGAAGGCATCTGACCAGGAGTGGAGGAAAGGGGAGGTGCCTGGTAGGGCAGAATGGCCGGATGGAGAACAATTCTAAGGACACAttcccaggttcaaatcccagctctgccatttattagctgtgtgacttgagcaagttacttaaccctcTGCGCTTGGGTTTCATTACTAGACTAGGGACTGTTAGTGTCCACCTCATTAGGCTGTTGAAATGAGTTCATGTACAGAGAGCTCAGAGCAGCGTGCGGCAGAGAGCGAGCCTGAGCACGTGGTAACGCTGTTGTCTTAATGCCGGGATAGCACAGCAAGCAGACGGATTGTGGTCACTCAGAGGTACTGAGGGGCTAAAGCACCGCCAGCACGCATCCCCCCAGAGTCCAGTGTGGATGGGTTTTGCTGGGTCCGGGCATCCTGCTTTGTGGCCACGTTACCCAAGGCAAGAAGCACAGTAGCCAGCTGGGCAATCTCTGCAGGTCTTGTTCCGGGCCCTCTGCTGGGCAGCCCTCACCTGGTGGGCTGGAGGAGCTGCCTGCACACACAGCCATTCTCCTTCTGGCCGCTGCCTCCATCCTGCACCTCGGGTTGCTCTGCCAGCCCTGCTGTGTCCGGGGCCACCCTCTGCCGCGAGGACTCCGCCATCTGGGCGAGGCCCTCGAGGTCCCTGGGCAGGACATGACCCATCAACCCTGGCCTGCTGATCCCGGCATCACCCCTCCTGTGGACTGGTAAGCCACTCGCCCTGCAAGGGGATCCCCTTTTCCTTCAGCAGCTCAGTAGAGGTGATGGGTGCAGTCAGGACTCAGCCTGAGAATCAGTGCTGGGGTCCAGTCCAGGCAGGTAGTGCAGGGTGGGGTGGAGCTGGGGGAGCACCCAGTGCCTGTCCAGAGCCCACCAGCTGCAGTTCCCCGTTCCCATCCCAGCACCTGCAGAAAGCCTTCCCCAGAGGCTGGGCCAGAGCCCCTTGCCCCTTCCTGCCCACCCAGCCATCAGGATTTCCCACTCCCTGGGGTCTGCTcctcagatacacacacacaaaccccaccAAGCCCACAGCCCTGAAGAGCCTGGAAACAGGCCCCCATAGTGGGGGGGGAtctgactttttttccttcccttaccACTCCAGcttccctcacccccagcccctcacgACCACCGGGTCCAAGAATCCTAAAGTTAGAGGTTGGAAGACACTATCTGTGTAAACCAACACTCTTGTTtcacagagaaactgaggcccaagcaGGCCTGGGACTGGTCCAAGGCACCTAAGGAGACAGTGGCAGAGCCAGCCCTGGAAACCGCCTCTCCTGCCCATGGCCGGTGATGGCCTCTGCCAGTGAAGCAGAGTCCGGTTCTGGAGAGCAGGTAACAGAACATTCCACCGGCCCCTGCCCTTCCAAGGGAGCTCTTTGTCATCCTGCCTCTCTCCCCGCAAAGTCCCACAGAAAACCAGTATAGGGGTCGGGGGCTCCCCTAGGGCCACTGGGAAGAAGCATAACTGACCTCACTTCCTCGTATTTCTTGTCTCGGTAAAAGTTGCTCTTTTTGATGAAGTAGATGAGCACCAGGTCACAGAAGAAAGACCCCTGCACGAGAGTTAGGGTCCGACTCAGAATCCTAGACTTGGAGAGAGCACCCAGCCACATGCCATTTGACCTCCTGCAACAAGCCCTGAGAGACGGAGATGCTGGCTGAGAAAGCGGCACCTTTGTCGAGGTCACAAAGCTGGTCCATGGTAGAGCCAGGGTTAGCCCAGGCCGTCTGATCCCTCAGGCCAAGCACCCCTGCACGGCCCTGACCCCATCGCACGCAGCCCGTTTGCTGAGCATGCACCAGTGCCAGGCGCTGCCCTGGGGTGCAGGGGCAGGGGTAAGACAATGAGCCTCTCTGGGGACGCCCCTCTGGTGCGGGAGACAAGCATGTAAGTTATGACAGGGGAACATGCCCTGTGATGGGGAGAGgaatggggcaggggaggggacagagaaaaCGGGACTTTCTGAGCCTGGGGAGGGACATTTGGCTGAGTGTAGAGTAAACAGGATTTTATATAAGACCAAAGGAAGGCCTGGGAATAGAGGCAGGAAACAGAATTGTGGCATTTGGGGACGGAGAGGTGGGTTGGAGGGTGAGTGAACGCGGCCAGCACAGCAGTGTTCAGGGATCAAGGAAGAGGCCTGGCCTGAGGCGGTGGCCCCACGGACACTTGCCTCTTCAGACCAGAGTGGGTGGTGCAGATACCGCTCTCCTCCACCAGAGGGCACTCCACCCACAGCACAGAGAGGGGCCGGCTCGGAGGGGTTGATGGACAGCCCCACAGGTGAACCCGGTCCTCTGACCCTGGGCATTGCACACCTTTTTGTTCCCCAGATGCCAAAAATGTTATCAATTCTTCGTTCCACAGAGAACACACCTCCCATCCGCACCCGCCCCCAGCCTCTACCACCACTGGTAGCCCAGTTACCTTCCAGGTGTGTCCCCCAGGTGCCCTGTGTTCTGGTTTACCCACATCACGAGAAAGTGATGGCTGAAGGTGACCCCTCTCTAGGGAAGTTACAAATACAAACATGCAAGGCTCCCCCGAAATTGTCTGCAGTTGAGTCCTTTGGGGCCACTTTGCTCTACCAGCCACCTCTCAGGAGTGTGGCCTCTTTGGTCCTGTTACAGGACAGTTTTCTTGGTCTTAATAAAAAGTCTGTCCTGGGTCCTCTAGAAGACGCTCGTTGGGCTGCTGTGACCAGGAACAAGGCTGCCAGAAACCTCAGCAGGGGGCTTGCTGAGGATGCTCCTGTCTTTTAAAGaacttccagaaaaacaaaagggcATGAGGGAGTCCTGCCTtccagcctctcctccctctcctgtggCCCCTGGGCCCAGCTGACGAGACAGACCTAAAGCAGGACCACAGTCTGACTTCCCGGCCTCTCATCTTTTCAGCCCTGTGATTCACAActtgtgggggttgggggacagCTTGGCATCACTGTGGGGGACAGTGCTGCTGGCAGCTGGGGGCCAGAGGCTAGGAATGCTGTTAAATACCCTACAGTACACAAAGTGGCCCCACACAAATTATCTGGCCCCAGATGTTAGCAGGCCACAGCTGAGCAAGCCTGTCTATGGCTGGATCCTGCTGCTTTTTAGCAGTTGTGGAGGCAAAGCTGCCCAGGATCCCAGAGAACCCCCAGCCACAGAGCCACAGGCAGAAGCCTCTGGCTTTGCCAAGAGAAACCCAGGCAGTCACTGCAGTTGGGGGGCCCTGGTGGGGTGTGAAGCCCCAGACAGCCCTCTTCACCCCTATCTGCACTGCTCTCCCCGGCTCTGGTGCgcccctggggggcgggggggggactcACCACGCCCATGAGTGCCACTCCGGAGCCCACGTTGATGATGGTGGGGATGATGCTGAACTTCCCCGCCTGGGGCCGAGACAAGGTTGAGTGAGGAGCGGCCCccccccaggccccgcccagcCTCGGGAGGACCACCCCCCACACCTTGCCGTTCACCATCACATCAAAGCGGATCCCATAGGCTTTAAACAGCGTGCGGAACTCCACCCCAGCCGCGTCTCGGTAATATTTGGCAAACCTGGGGGAGACACGGCTCAGGGAGACGCGGCCTGCCTGGGCCTCCTCTGTTGGGCCACCCAGGCTTGGCTGCCTTGGAGATTTATAGCCCTTCGCCCCCCCCGGCCTGGCCCGCGCCCCGGAAGGTTGGGGACCCTTTGATAACATGACATTAAAGATGCCTTCCCATCTTTGACCGTTCTTGCCAGACACAGCTCAAGAGGCAAGGGTTTTCCCACTTTTGCTGGGCCAGCCCAGAGCTGCCAAGGCACTGATGGACCCCCCCCAGCTTCAGGGCAAGTCCAGGGCCATGGCagatgcttctctctctcttccagagGCCCCTGGTGGCCTCCCCCGCCTGCACCTCCCACTGTGACACCTACTCCCAGGAAGGGGGGGTCATAGCACTTGCACCCAGCAAAGGGCCTGAAACGTGGGTGGGGTCATCAGCGGCAGGCTCAGCCCCAGTTACCTGAAGTTGTACCCAGAGGAGATAGAGTTTTCTGAAAATCTGTTGTCCAGACGGTTAAAATAATAGCGAGGGTTGCATTCAGAGGGAGGTCTATCAAGATCACAGTCCCACTCAATCTGGATTCCTATCACACCGCCCTTGATGCAAGAGAGACAAGAATCAGTGCACAGAACTTCTTGCCAACGGACCAAGTCAGAGACCAGCTCTTCACGGCAAGGAGCTCAGGCCAGGGCTTGGCCTGCCCTGGAGCTTCcttcaggaggaaggaggaaggtcCAGGATTCTAGCCTGCCTCTGGAGTGGCTGAGAGAAGTGCATCGCATACAGCCCGTATCCTCCGCTCTGTGCTTCAGGGAGAAGGGACGAGGGGAGGGAGCCCCTCCTACAGGACAGGCACAGTGCACCTGTGCCAGGATGCAGCAGGCTCCTGGCTGGGTTTCAGCCGCTGATGCCCGAGGTCTGAGCACAGACAGCAGGAGGGAGTGTGCCCCTCAGAGTGCAGCACAGTTGGCTGTGCAGCACAGCTCGTCCTGAGACGGGCAGAGCCCTGGGTccacaccccctcctccctgcagagCCCACACCCCCCCAGTCCCCAGGAGGGCTGAGCGCACACCGCCCACCTGCACGGCCATCTCCCGGAAGTTGCTCCCTGTCCAGCTGACCACAGACCCCAGTCGGAAGATGGGGCAGTAGGGGTTCTTGGGGCCAAATTTACAAGatttgaggaaagttttgtctctGGTGTCCAGCACATTGGTCCTGGGTGGAGACGGAAACAGCCAGTGAGGTAAAGGCAAGACTGTTCTTGCGCCAGAAACAGCCTCACCCTGGAGTCACTGGGCTCTCACCCTGCCCAGACTGAGTCTCTGACTTGAGCCCCTGTGCAAGTCCTAACCACTCCCCACCGCCAGGGCAGGGGAAAGGGTCACGCCTGCATCACCTGGTGGCTCATCAGACACGCTGTCACATGCACACAGGCCCACGTACTTGGAGAAGTTGAATTTGGGGAAACGAATGAAGTTCTTTATGTAAACAGTGAAGTCTTCAGCCTCGCCCAGGAGTGGCTTCCTGAAAACCAAGCCAGGACAGCCCGTTAGGAGGCCCCCCATGCCCTCTCCAtgcctcccccaggcctgggctgagGCTCCAGCCTGCATGCTCCCTGGGTCCCCTGGAGCCTTTGCCAAGGGTGTCCTGACTTCTCCCCCAGAATGAGGACTCCAAATGGACATGTCTCCACCATCAGGCTGGGTAACTCCTCAGGGTCCCAAGATTACAGCCACTCACACTGGCCTGGACTTTGTCTCCACTGGGCACCAGGCAAAGATCTCACACGTGCCCTTCTGTGCGCTCCCCGCCCGCAGGCAGCGGCCACTTCTCACTCCTGCAGGGAAGGGACAAGGAAAATGCAGGAACCTCCCACCTCCAACGCC includes these proteins:
- the P2RX5 gene encoding P2X purinoceptor 5 isoform X6, producing the protein MGQAGCKGLYQSLLDYKTEKYVIAKNKKVGLLYRLLQVSILTYLVVWVFLVKKCYQDTDTSLQSSIITKVKGVTFTNTSELGERLWDVVDYVVPPQGENVFFVVTNLVVTPNQRQDTCAESERIPDALCHEDSDCPPGKPVVAGNGVRSGRCLRAGSAQKGTCEIFAWCPVETKSRPVKPLLGEAEDFTVYIKNFIRFPKFNFSKTNVLDTRDKTFLKSCKFGPKNPYCPIFRLGSVVSWTGSNFREMAVQGGVIGIQIEWDCDLDRPPSECNPRYYFNRLDNRFSENSISSGYNFRRGSSASSPPSSTWAPEWHSWAWACCRRSNGMWLGALSKSRILSRTLTLVQGSFFCDLVLIYFIKKSNFYRDKKYEEVRSGHQENGKVTVEPLQNLQAVEA
- the P2RX5 gene encoding P2X purinoceptor 5 isoform X5: MGQAGCKGLYQSLLDYKTEKYVIAKNKKVGLLYRLLQVSILTYLVVWVFLVKKCYQDTDTSLQSSIITKVKGVTFTNTSELGERLWDVVDYVVPPQGENVFFVVTNLVVTPNQRQDTCAESERIPDALCHEDSDCPPGKPVVAGNGVRSGRCLRAGSAQKGTCEIFAWCPVETKSRPVKPLLGEAEDFTVYIKNFIRFPKFNFSKTNVLDTRDKTFLKSCKFGPKNPYCPIFRLGSVVSWTGSNFREMAVQGGVIGIQIEWDCDLDRPPSECNPRYYFNRLDNRFSENSISSGYNFRFAKYYRDAAGVEFRTLFKAYGIRFDVMVNGKAGKFSIIPTIINVGSGVALMGVGSFFCDLVLIYFIKKSNFYRDKKYEEVRSGHQENGKVTVEPLQNLQAVEA
- the P2RX5 gene encoding P2X purinoceptor 5 isoform X2 encodes the protein MRHTCGGGAVGEPGERVPWGRRAARGSTSRSWTTRPRSTSSPRTRSWVFLVKKCYQDTDTSLQSSIITKVKGVTFTNTSELGERLWDVVDYVVPPQGENVFFVVTNLVVTPNQRQDTCAESERIPDALCHEDSDCPPGKPVVAGNGVRSGRCLRAGSAQKGTCEIFAWCPVETKSRPVKPLLGEAEDFTVYIKNFIRFPKFNFSKTNVLDTRDKTFLKSCKFGPKNPYCPIFRLGSVVSWTGSNFREMAVQGGVIGIQIEWDCDLDRPPSECNPRYYFNRLDNRFSENSISSGYNFRFAKYYRDAAGVEFRTLFKAYGIRFDVMVNGKAGKFSIIPTIINVGSGVALMGVGSFFCDLVLIYFIKKSNFYRDKKYEEVRDLEGLAQMAESSRQRVAPDTAGLAEQPEVQDGGSGQKENGCVCRQLLQPTRSGHQENGKVTVEPLQNLQAVEA
- the P2RX5 gene encoding P2X purinoceptor 5 isoform X7, giving the protein MGQAGCKGLYQSLLDYKTEKYVIAKNKKVGLLYRLLQVSILTYLVVWVFLVKKCYQDTDTSLQSSIITKVKGVTFTNTSELGERLWDVVDYVVPPQGENVFFVVTNLVVTPNQRQDTCAESERIPDALCHEDSDCPPGKPVVAGNGVRSGRCLRAGSAQKGTCEIFAWCPVETKSRPVKPLLGEAEDFTVYIKNFIRFPKFNFSKTNVLDTRDKTFLKSCKFGPKNPYCPIFRLGSVVSWTGSNFREMAVQGGVIGIQIEWDCDLDRPPSECNPRYYFNRLDNRFSENSISSGYNFRFAKYYRDAAGVEFRTLFKAYGIRFDVMVNGKAGKFSIIPTIINVGSGVALMGVGSFFCDLVLIYFIKKSNFYRDKKYEEVRSGHQENGKVTVEPLQL
- the P2RX5 gene encoding P2X purinoceptor 5 isoform X4, with translation MGQAGCKGLYQSLLDYKTEKYVIAKNKKVGLLYRLLQVSILTYLVVWVFLVKKCYQDTDTSLQSSIITKVKGVTFTNTSELGERLWDVVDYVVPPQGENVFFVVTNLVVTPNQRQDTCAESERIPDALCHEDSDCPPGKPVVAGNGVRSGRCLRAGSAQKGTCEIFAWCPVETKSRPVKPLLGEAEDFTVYIKNFIRFPKFNFSKTNVLDTRDKTFLKSCKFGPKNPYCPIFRLGSVVSWTGSNFREMAVQGGVIGIQIEWDCDLDRPPSECNPRYYFNRLDNRFSENSISSGYNFRFAKYYRDAAGVEFRTLFKAYGIRFDVMVNGKAGKFSIIPTIINVGSGVALMGVGSFFCDLVLIYFIKKSNFYRDKKYEEVRDLEGLAQMAESSRQRVAPDTAGLAEQPEVQDGGSGQKENGCVCRQLLQPTRSGHQENGKVTVEPLQL
- the P2RX5 gene encoding P2X purinoceptor 5 isoform X8, encoding MGQAGCKGLYQSLLDYKTEKYVIAKNKKVGLLYRLLQVSILTYLVVWVFLVKKCYQDTDTSLQSSIITKVKGVTFTNTSELGERLWDVVDYVVPPQGENVFFVVTNLVVTPNQRQDTCAESERIPDALCHEDSDCPPGKPVVAGNGVRSGRCLRAGSAQKGTCEIFAWCPVETKSRPVKPLLGEAEDFTVYIKNFIRFPKFNFSKTNVLDTRDKTFLKSCKFGPKNPYCPIFRLGSVVSWTGSNFREMAVQGGVIGIQIEWDCDLDRPPSECNPRYYFNRLDNRFSENSISSGYNFRFAKYYRDAAGVEFRTLFKAYGIRFDVMVNGKAGKFSIIPTIINVGSGVALMGVGLLQEVKWHVAGCSLQV
- the P2RX5 gene encoding P2X purinoceptor 5 isoform X3, giving the protein MGQAGCKGLYQSLLDYKTEKYVIAKNKKVGLLYRLLQVSILTYLVVWVFLVKKCYQDTDTSLQSSIITKVKGVTFTNTSELGERLWDVVDYVVPPQGENVFFVVTNLVVTPNQRQDTCAESERIPDALCHEDSDCPPGKPVVAGNGVRSGRCLRAGSAQKGTCEIFAWCPVETKSRPVKPLLGEAEDFTVYIKNFIRFPKFNFSKTNVLDTRDKTFLKSCKFGPKNPYCPIFRLGSVVSWTGSNFREMAVQGGVIGIQIEWDCDLDRPPSECNPRYYFNRLDNRFSENSISSGYNFRRGSSASSPPSSTWAPEWHSWAWACCRRSNGMWLGALSKSRILSRTLTLVQGSFFCDLVLIYFIKKSNFYRDKKYEEVRDLEGLAQMAESSRQRVAPDTAGLAEQPEVQDGGSGQKENGCVCRQLLQPTRSGHQENGKVTVEPLQNLQAVEA
- the P2RX5 gene encoding P2X purinoceptor 5 isoform X1, coding for MGQAGCKGLYQSLLDYKTEKYVIAKNKKVGLLYRLLQVSILTYLVVWVFLVKKCYQDTDTSLQSSIITKVKGVTFTNTSELGERLWDVVDYVVPPQGENVFFVVTNLVVTPNQRQDTCAESERIPDALCHEDSDCPPGKPVVAGNGVRSGRCLRAGSAQKGTCEIFAWCPVETKSRPVKPLLGEAEDFTVYIKNFIRFPKFNFSKTNVLDTRDKTFLKSCKFGPKNPYCPIFRLGSVVSWTGSNFREMAVQGGVIGIQIEWDCDLDRPPSECNPRYYFNRLDNRFSENSISSGYNFRFAKYYRDAAGVEFRTLFKAYGIRFDVMVNGKAGKFSIIPTIINVGSGVALMGVGSFFCDLVLIYFIKKSNFYRDKKYEEVRDLEGLAQMAESSRQRVAPDTAGLAEQPEVQDGGSGQKENGCVCRQLLQPTRSGHQENGKVTVEPLQNLQAVEA